A section of the Oryza sativa Japonica Group chromosome 1, ASM3414082v1 genome encodes:
- the LOC4325504 gene encoding uncharacterized protein, whose product MALRLAAVPESAAADLSAAANTLPCISYRDSIRSVAAVVSGGRGPLFQSEDSASTWSSSSYASDCSGHSSGVSAAAAAGFRALTAHELREVARRMVADGYAQRMVQAFDDAATVEVLEGEVVLRARRRLGPPNPRGAGVTAAGEVGRLLPVVVAAARSGGE is encoded by the coding sequence ATGGCGCTGCGCCTCGCTGCCGTACcagagagcgccgccgccgacctgagcgccgccgccaataCCCTGCCGTGCATCTCCTACCGCGACTCGATCCggagcgtcgccgccgtcgtctccggcggCCGAGGGCCTCTCTTCCAGTCCGAAGATTCCGCCTCCACCTGGTCGTCTTCCTCCTACGCGTCCGACTGCTCCGGCCACTCCTCcggcgtctccgccgccgcggccgctggCTTCAGGGCACTCACGGCGCACGAGCTCAGGGAGGTCGCGCGTCGCATGGTCGCCGACGGCTACGCCCAGCGCATGGTCCAAGCGTTCGACGACGCGGCGACGGTCGAGGTCCTCGAGGGGGAGGTGGTTCTTCGAGCTCGACGTCGACTGGGTCCTCCGAATCCGCGAGGGGCAGGGGTTACGGCAGCTGGAGAagtcggccgcctcctccccgtcgtcgtcgccgctgcaaGATCTGGTGGAGAGTGA
- the LOC4325505 gene encoding uncharacterized protein isoform X1, whose product MMDLSTTSVVAAKAYKYRAESLVKDYLLADCYVSYTAVLGGILMCKMVYDITHLISSLYYKGYGSLTKIQKLEWNNRGMSTVHAMFITLMSVYLVFFSNLFSDELDGPVTVRSSNLSNFTLGVSLGYFIADLAMLSWAYPSLGGMEYVLHHLLSIISLVYAIYSEEGQLYTYMVLISETTTPGINLRWFLDTVGMKRSKAYLVNGVTMFVAWLVARIILFIYLFYHIYFHIDQVKQMRTFSCILIFAVPTILLVMNTVWFVKILRGLKKTLAKRQ is encoded by the exons ATGATGGATCTGTCCACGACTTCAGTAGTGGCTGCTAAGGCCTACAAGTACAGAGCAGAATCACTTGTTAAGGACTACCTTCTTGCAGATTGTTATGTTTCATACACTGCTGTGCTTGGTGGGATCCTGATGTGCAAAATG GTCTATGACATCACACACTTAATCAGTTCATTGTACTACAAGGGTTATGGTTCTCTTACGAAAATCCAAAAGCTTGAGTGGAACAACAG GGGCATGTCCACTGTCCATGCAATGTTTATCACATTAATGTCAGTTTACCTAGTATTCTTCTCCAACCTATTCTCTGATGAGCTGGATGGCCCAGTAACAGTTCGGAGTTCAAACCTCTCCAATTTTACACTGGGG GTTTCTCTGGGGTACTTCATCGCTGACCTTGCTATGTTATCCTGGGCTTATCCTTCCCTTGGCGGAATGGAGTAT GTTCTTCACCACTTGCTGTCAATTATTTCTTTAGTCTATGCTATTTATTCTGAAGAAGGACAGTTGTACACATACATGGTTCTCATCTCTGAAACAACCACACCTGGAATCAACCTCCGATG GTTTCTTGATACTGTTGGAATGAAAAGATCGAAAGCCTATCTTGTCAATGGTGTTACAATGTTTGTTGCATGGCTG GTGGCAAGGATAATTTTGTTCATCTACTTGTTTTACCACATATACTTTCACATTGATCAG GTTAAGCAGATGCGCACCTTTAGCTGCATTCTGATATTCGCTGTGCCCACAATACTATTAGTGATGAACACAGTGTGGTTTGTCAAAATCTTGAGAGGTCTCAAGAAGACGCTAGCCAAGAGGCAGTGA
- the LOC9272536 gene encoding auxin-responsive protein SAUR41, with protein sequence MKAGYVPVLVGKSGGGGGEAATRFLVPVGLLNDPCMEALLELAADEMGYGQEGVLIIPCDADFFRRVVTAIPSANKANLICSPNSQTDC encoded by the coding sequence ATGAAGGCCGGGTACGTGCCGGTGCTGGTCgggaagagcggcggcggcggcggcgaggcggcgacgaggttTCTTGTGCCGGTGGGGCTACTGAACGACCCGTGCATGGAGGCGCTgctggagctcgccgccgacgagatgGGGTACGGGCAGGAGGGCGTCCTCATCATCCCCTGCGACGCCGACTTCTTCCGCAGGGTCGTCACGGCCATCCCGTCGGCCAACAAGGCGAACCTCATCTGTAGCCCAAACAGCCAAACTGACTGCTAG
- the LOC4325505 gene encoding uncharacterized protein isoform X2, whose translation MMDLSTTSVVAAKAYKYRAESLVKDYLLADCYVSYTAVLGGILMCKMVYDITHLISSLYYKGYGSLTKIQKLEWNNRGMSTVHAMFITLMSVYLVFFSNLFSDELDGPVTVRSSNLSNFTLGVSLGYFIADLAMLSWAYPSLGGMEYVLHHLLSIISLVYAIYSEEGQLYTYMVLISETTTPGINLRWFLDTVGMKRSKAYLVNGVTMFVAWLVKQMRTFSCILIFAVPTILLVMNTVWFVKILRGLKKTLAKRQ comes from the exons ATGATGGATCTGTCCACGACTTCAGTAGTGGCTGCTAAGGCCTACAAGTACAGAGCAGAATCACTTGTTAAGGACTACCTTCTTGCAGATTGTTATGTTTCATACACTGCTGTGCTTGGTGGGATCCTGATGTGCAAAATG GTCTATGACATCACACACTTAATCAGTTCATTGTACTACAAGGGTTATGGTTCTCTTACGAAAATCCAAAAGCTTGAGTGGAACAACAG GGGCATGTCCACTGTCCATGCAATGTTTATCACATTAATGTCAGTTTACCTAGTATTCTTCTCCAACCTATTCTCTGATGAGCTGGATGGCCCAGTAACAGTTCGGAGTTCAAACCTCTCCAATTTTACACTGGGG GTTTCTCTGGGGTACTTCATCGCTGACCTTGCTATGTTATCCTGGGCTTATCCTTCCCTTGGCGGAATGGAGTAT GTTCTTCACCACTTGCTGTCAATTATTTCTTTAGTCTATGCTATTTATTCTGAAGAAGGACAGTTGTACACATACATGGTTCTCATCTCTGAAACAACCACACCTGGAATCAACCTCCGATG GTTTCTTGATACTGTTGGAATGAAAAGATCGAAAGCCTATCTTGTCAATGGTGTTACAATGTTTGTTGCATGGCTG GTTAAGCAGATGCGCACCTTTAGCTGCATTCTGATATTCGCTGTGCCCACAATACTATTAGTGATGAACACAGTGTGGTTTGTCAAAATCTTGAGAGGTCTCAAGAAGACGCTAGCCAAGAGGCAGTGA
- the LOC107275744 gene encoding uncharacterized protein At4g15545 isoform X2 — MTQTPTPAAAAPAPAVAVSEAGLPDAIAAALPPDPYEQLEVARKITAVAVAARASRLELEAARLRQKLADKDRLAAELADRAASLEQALRDSDARLRAALDDNAKLAKERDSLAHTSKKLARDLAKLETFKRHLMQSLGDDNPPIQETVDIRTCEQSVAKASSWKDGVAHSRHHHPVSSLADGSTEIESVNQEVARPFEQKLSVTHISPRLTSDPAAKTRTAATSPRRYSTAVSPKLAASATSPRLEGHMAMQPWLPSSKMSSAANSPPRAHSISGRTTRVDGKEFFRQARRHSRKLTRSSVQRTRISSCRSRACLAVACRRFVS; from the exons ATGACGCAGACTCCCACCCCCGCtgcggccgcgccggcgccggcggtggcggtgtcgGAGGCGGGGCTGCCCGACGCCATCGcggccgcgctgccgccggaCCCGTACGAGCAGCTGGAGGTGGCGCGCAAGATCAcggcggtggccgtggcggCCCGGGCGTCGCGCCTCGAGCTGGAGGCCGCGCGGCTCCGCCAGAAGCTGGCCGACAAGGACCGCCTCGCCGCGGAGCTCGCCGACAGGGCCGCGTCGCTCGAGCAGGCGCTCCGTGACTCCGAcgcccgcctccgcgccgccctcgaCGACAAT GCTAAGCTTGCCAAGGAGAGAGACTCGCTCGCGCACACGTCCAAGAAACTGGCCAGGGATCTCGCCAAG TTGGAAACCTTCAAGAGGCATCTAATGCAGTCATTGGGTGATGATAATCCCCCG ATTCAGGAGACAGTGGACATAAGAACCTGCGAGCAATCGGTAGCGAAAGCAAGTTCTTGGAAAG ATGGAGTGGCACATAGTCGTCATCATCATCCTGTCTCCTCTCTTGCTGATGGATCCACCGAAATTGAAAGCGTAAACCAGGAAG TGGCGAGACCGTTCGAGCAGAAGCTCTCCGTCACCCACATCTCTCCGCGGCTCACGTCTGATCCCGCGGCGAAGACGAGAACTGCTGCCACTTCCCCGAGAAGATACTCCACCGCCGTGTCGCCTAAGCTGGCAGCCAGCGCCACTTCGCCTCGGTTAGAAGGCCACATGGCGATGCAGCCATGGCTGCCCTCCAGCAAGATGTCCTCTGCTGCCaactcgccgcctcgcgcccacTCGATCTCAG GGCGCACGACGAGAGTAGATGGCAAGGAGTTCTTTCGTCAGGCAAG GAGACACTCCAGAAAGCTGACGAGATCTTCGGTTCAGAGAACAAGGATCTCTTCATGTCGTTCCAGAGCTTGCTTAGCCGTAGCCTGTCGTAGGTTCGTCTCGTAG
- the LOC107275744 gene encoding uncharacterized protein At4g15545 isoform X1 — MTQTPTPAAAAPAPAVAVSEAGLPDAIAAALPPDPYEQLEVARKITAVAVAARASRLELEAARLRQKLADKDRLAAELADRAASLEQALRDSDARLRAALDDNAKLAKERDSLAHTSKKLARDLAKLETFKRHLMQSLGDDNPPIQETVDIRTCEQSVAKASSWKDGVAHSRHHHPVSSLADGSTEIESVNQEVARPFEQKLSVTHISPRLTSDPAAKTRTAATSPRRYSTAVSPKLAASATSPRLEGHMAMQPWLPSSKMSSAANSPPRAHSISGRTTRVDGKEFFRQARNRLSYEQFAAFLANIKELNAHRQSREETLQKADEIFGSENKDLFMSFQSLLSRSLS; from the exons ATGACGCAGACTCCCACCCCCGCtgcggccgcgccggcgccggcggtggcggtgtcgGAGGCGGGGCTGCCCGACGCCATCGcggccgcgctgccgccggaCCCGTACGAGCAGCTGGAGGTGGCGCGCAAGATCAcggcggtggccgtggcggCCCGGGCGTCGCGCCTCGAGCTGGAGGCCGCGCGGCTCCGCCAGAAGCTGGCCGACAAGGACCGCCTCGCCGCGGAGCTCGCCGACAGGGCCGCGTCGCTCGAGCAGGCGCTCCGTGACTCCGAcgcccgcctccgcgccgccctcgaCGACAAT GCTAAGCTTGCCAAGGAGAGAGACTCGCTCGCGCACACGTCCAAGAAACTGGCCAGGGATCTCGCCAAG TTGGAAACCTTCAAGAGGCATCTAATGCAGTCATTGGGTGATGATAATCCCCCG ATTCAGGAGACAGTGGACATAAGAACCTGCGAGCAATCGGTAGCGAAAGCAAGTTCTTGGAAAG ATGGAGTGGCACATAGTCGTCATCATCATCCTGTCTCCTCTCTTGCTGATGGATCCACCGAAATTGAAAGCGTAAACCAGGAAG TGGCGAGACCGTTCGAGCAGAAGCTCTCCGTCACCCACATCTCTCCGCGGCTCACGTCTGATCCCGCGGCGAAGACGAGAACTGCTGCCACTTCCCCGAGAAGATACTCCACCGCCGTGTCGCCTAAGCTGGCAGCCAGCGCCACTTCGCCTCGGTTAGAAGGCCACATGGCGATGCAGCCATGGCTGCCCTCCAGCAAGATGTCCTCTGCTGCCaactcgccgcctcgcgcccacTCGATCTCAG GGCGCACGACGAGAGTAGATGGCAAGGAGTTCTTTCGTCAGGCAAG GAATCGTCTCTCCTATGAACAATTCGCAGCTTTTCTTGCCAATATCAAGGAGCTAAACGCTCACAGGCAATCCAGAGAG GAGACACTCCAGAAAGCTGACGAGATCTTCGGTTCAGAGAACAAGGATCTCTTCATGTCGTTCCAGAGCTTGCTTAGCCGTAGCCTGTCGTAG